One Echinicola strongylocentroti DNA window includes the following coding sequences:
- a CDS encoding DUF721 domain-containing protein — protein sequence MKKYPDYNPRKKEITPLKEAFEELLQAYKLKDRFNERKIVSAWGEMMGNSIASRTSSIYAKDKKLFVKLSSGPIKKELMMNKSRVLAIIEDKFGKGAIEDISFL from the coding sequence ATGAAAAAGTACCCAGACTATAATCCCCGCAAAAAGGAAATCACACCGCTCAAGGAAGCTTTTGAAGAATTACTCCAGGCCTACAAGCTCAAGGATCGCTTCAACGAAAGGAAAATCGTCAGCGCTTGGGGAGAGATGATGGGAAACTCCATAGCCAGTCGCACCTCCAGCATCTATGCCAAGGACAAGAAGCTCTTTGTAAAACTGTCCTCCGGACCGATCAAAAAGGAACTGATGATGAACAAGAGCCGGGTACTTGCCATTATTGAAGATAAATTCGGAAAAGGGGCCATAGAGGACATCTCCTTCCTTTAG
- a CDS encoding GAF domain-containing SpoIIE family protein phosphatase, with protein sequence MLKFPNINIGKILLLVTVLTWLGLLFVDLLRLFGTVNRMNLGIAHEITWTLEIIFFILVYLFYTRSIDRNEQNNFIQLIWRAASTGLMVIGAAFLIRIFYIVLDDTRLSTDPLLANFFYHVNFGLTSLFLISCALLWKKLILYQKNKNTVQQWQIYEVMLFVSMFYVYFNQNTFDFTFLFGLVFLIIFGVIISVNLKWIPYLTFKDKWKSILFFAIILITTSFLFMQSMSYQSHNAEINLMDNLFLIGLFGFVFIYSLFSFLVTLFNLPTSSVFEQKLTEAINFQKLSQSIQPGQSETQVLDILVDSCMSAAYADASWLEIVDEENQLQILHQRFITNKDRKEVKELMNKYKTFSTFLNQRSPTTIDHINSPVEHDLYKSALIVPIWVNKHLLGYIFLLKEVKNGFNKEMLNIVTTFVGQASISVENHRLLNEAIKNERYKEELKIAQRVQRSLLPSDLHHNEHFDIFGFSEAADEVGGDYYETYQFDENRFALIIGDVSGKGLSAAFNMSQMKGVFHSLVQLDLPPKEFLAKANNALSSCLAKNLFITTTYYLIDTSKSSITFCRAGHCPTLYYDNAKDQTDYITLEGLGLGILRNDKYPSYLHEKTIHYHSGDILVMYTDGIVESKNQNGEEYGYDRLKEALDTYKEESPETLKNRIISSVYEFVGEAALPDDDYSLMVLKFL encoded by the coding sequence ATGCTCAAGTTTCCCAACATAAATATCGGAAAAATCTTACTCCTAGTGACCGTGCTCACTTGGTTGGGACTGCTTTTTGTAGACCTCCTGCGACTCTTTGGCACGGTAAACAGGATGAATCTGGGCATTGCCCATGAGATCACTTGGACACTCGAAATCATCTTTTTCATCTTGGTGTATCTATTTTACACGCGGTCCATTGACCGCAATGAACAGAATAACTTCATCCAACTGATCTGGCGGGCAGCTTCTACCGGCCTGATGGTCATTGGAGCAGCTTTTCTGATCCGTATTTTCTATATTGTACTGGATGATACACGGCTGAGCACCGATCCTTTATTGGCCAATTTCTTTTACCATGTCAATTTCGGACTCACGTCTTTATTCCTTATTTCATGCGCTTTGCTATGGAAAAAACTCATTTTATACCAAAAGAACAAAAATACCGTCCAGCAATGGCAAATATATGAAGTCATGCTTTTTGTTAGCATGTTTTATGTATATTTTAATCAAAACACATTTGATTTCACCTTCCTTTTTGGTCTGGTATTCCTGATCATCTTTGGCGTGATCATTTCTGTAAACCTCAAATGGATCCCCTACCTTACCTTTAAGGACAAGTGGAAATCCATATTGTTCTTTGCAATCATCCTGATCACCACCTCATTTCTGTTCATGCAGTCCATGAGCTATCAAAGCCACAATGCTGAGATCAACCTCATGGATAATTTATTCCTGATAGGCCTTTTTGGTTTTGTGTTCATTTATTCACTTTTCAGTTTTTTGGTCACGCTGTTCAACCTGCCCACCTCTTCGGTTTTTGAACAAAAACTCACCGAAGCCATCAACTTCCAAAAACTAAGCCAATCCATCCAACCTGGACAAAGTGAAACACAGGTCTTGGATATTTTGGTGGACAGCTGCATGAGTGCAGCTTATGCAGATGCCTCTTGGCTGGAAATCGTCGATGAAGAAAACCAACTTCAAATCCTCCATCAACGGTTCATCACCAATAAGGACCGCAAGGAAGTCAAAGAACTGATGAACAAATACAAAACCTTCAGTACTTTTCTAAATCAACGCAGCCCTACTACAATCGACCACATCAACAGTCCTGTAGAGCATGACCTCTATAAGTCCGCGTTGATTGTTCCCATATGGGTAAACAAGCACTTGTTGGGCTATATTTTTCTGCTGAAAGAAGTAAAAAACGGCTTTAACAAAGAAATGCTTAACATCGTCACCACCTTCGTGGGCCAAGCAAGCATTTCCGTAGAAAACCATCGTCTCCTCAACGAAGCCATCAAGAACGAACGGTACAAGGAGGAACTAAAAATCGCTCAACGGGTACAGCGAAGCTTATTGCCTTCCGATCTTCACCACAACGAACATTTTGATATCTTTGGTTTTTCTGAAGCAGCTGATGAAGTGGGGGGAGACTATTATGAGACCTACCAGTTTGACGAAAACCGCTTTGCCCTTATCATTGGAGATGTTTCGGGGAAGGGGCTCTCTGCGGCTTTTAACATGTCTCAGATGAAAGGGGTTTTCCATAGTCTTGTCCAGCTGGACCTGCCCCCAAAGGAGTTTCTGGCCAAGGCCAATAATGCCCTTAGCAGCTGTCTAGCCAAAAACCTGTTTATCACCACCACGTACTATTTGATAGACACCTCCAAATCCTCCATCACCTTTTGCCGTGCTGGACACTGTCCCACATTATATTATGATAATGCAAAAGACCAGACAGATTATATCACGCTCGAAGGCCTAGGCCTAGGAATACTCCGAAACGATAAATACCCAAGCTACCTGCATGAAAAGACCATTCATTACCATTCTGGCGACATTTTGGTAATGTACACCGATGGAATCGTGGAAAGCAAGAACCAAAACGGAGAAGAATATGGTTATGATAGACTAAAAGAAGCCCTCGATACCTACAAGGAAGAATCACCCGAAACCCTCAAAAACCGCATCATCTCTTCGGTGTATGAATTTGTCGGAGAAGCAGCACTTCCCGATGATGACTACTCCCTAATGGTATTAAAATTCCTGTAA
- a CDS encoding STAS domain-containing protein, which yields MLTINKKQDDNHILLSLKGQVDASNSVELDEAIKEVVTQNHPTILVDGSELEYISSAGLGVFMSYLEEFEENNIQFLIYGLSEKVANVFHILGLDQLITIKANKDEALQTIHEA from the coding sequence ATGTTGACAATCAATAAGAAGCAAGACGATAACCATATCCTCCTCTCCCTTAAAGGGCAGGTGGATGCCAGCAATTCTGTAGAGCTGGATGAAGCGATCAAAGAAGTCGTGACACAAAACCACCCGACTATCTTGGTGGATGGGAGTGAACTGGAATACATCTCCTCTGCTGGGCTGGGCGTCTTTATGTCTTATTTGGAAGAATTTGAAGAAAACAACATTCAGTTTTTGATATACGGATTGTCCGAAAAGGTAGCCAATGTCTTTCACATTCTCGGACTGGACCAATTGATCACCATAAAAGCAAACAAGGACGAGGCCTTACAGACCATTCATGAAGCATGA
- a CDS encoding DUF4197 domain-containing protein — protein MQRNVLAWMLAIVTMMMSCTAAEVNKFIQGATEASLSEGEVSNGLKEALEKGIDTGVGIASKQDGYLGNDLIRIGLPEDVRKVENTLRKIGLGGEVDKVITTINRGAEDAAKEAKPIFISAIKQMTIQDAWTILKGEDDAATQYLQRTTTDQLVELFRPHVQKSLDNVGATRYYGDLVSSYNNFPTTSKKLDPDLNNYVTQRAIEGLFKLIAEEEEAIRENPMERTSSLLKRVFAAQD, from the coding sequence ATGCAAAGAAATGTATTGGCCTGGATGTTGGCCATAGTGACCATGATGATGAGCTGTACTGCAGCAGAAGTGAACAAGTTCATACAAGGGGCAACAGAAGCGAGCCTCTCTGAAGGAGAGGTGAGCAATGGGCTGAAGGAAGCCTTGGAAAAAGGAATAGACACGGGTGTGGGAATAGCCAGTAAGCAGGATGGCTACTTGGGCAATGACCTGATACGGATAGGCCTGCCCGAGGATGTGCGAAAAGTGGAAAACACCCTTCGAAAGATTGGTCTGGGAGGAGAAGTGGACAAGGTGATCACTACTATTAACCGGGGAGCGGAAGACGCGGCCAAAGAGGCCAAGCCTATTTTTATAAGTGCCATTAAGCAAATGACCATTCAGGATGCTTGGACCATCCTCAAAGGAGAAGATGATGCCGCTACCCAGTACCTACAGCGTACCACGACTGATCAGCTGGTGGAGCTGTTCAGGCCACATGTCCAAAAGTCCCTTGATAATGTTGGTGCTACCAGGTATTATGGTGATTTAGTGAGTTCTTACAATAATTTCCCAACGACCAGTAAAAAGCTGGATCCGGACCTGAACAATTATGTCACCCAAAGGGCAATTGAAGGATTGTTCAAGCTTATTGCCGAGGAAGAGGAGGCGATCCGGGAAAATCCAATGGAACGAACAAGCAGCCTGCTAAAAAGGGTATTTGCTGCGCAGGATTAA
- a CDS encoding ATP-binding protein, whose protein sequence is MKHELRLYCEKTKLSDLRDFLDQELSSAKLTDILKNELVLAVEEVCANRIIHTHGCNPASHLHVKVLKQEDRIIFEITDSGEPFDILDYKTPDLKEVIKGRQKSKAGGGVGILLVKRIMDTIEIETQQSRYLVRLTKQLNSK, encoded by the coding sequence ATGAAGCATGAGCTGAGACTATATTGTGAAAAAACCAAGCTCTCGGACCTAAGGGACTTTTTGGACCAAGAGCTTTCTTCTGCCAAACTCACCGATATTCTAAAAAACGAGTTGGTTTTGGCCGTGGAAGAAGTATGCGCTAACCGCATTATCCACACCCATGGCTGTAACCCAGCCAGCCACCTCCATGTGAAAGTCCTAAAGCAGGAGGACAGGATTATTTTTGAAATTACGGACAGTGGAGAGCCTTTTGATATTTTGGACTATAAGACCCCAGACCTAAAAGAAGTCATCAAAGGCCGGCAAAAAAGTAAAGCCGGCGGGGGTGTCGGTATCTTACTGGTCAAACGCATTATGGACACCATTGAAATAGAAACCCAGCAATCTCGGTATTTGGTACGCCTGACCAAGCAATTGAATTCCAAATAA